GAAGACTCGTCAGGTTCAGCAGCGAAAATTGAAGGCTGAGCAACTGAATAATCAATTTGAATTGTTGGAACAAAACATAGATATAGAAATACAGCAAGCCACTGCCAGCTACGAAAAGCAGATTGATAACATAGAGGCGCAAAAAGAGAATATGGAATTGGCACGAGAGGTATATGATGTGGCTAAAACCAAATATGAAGAAGGGGTAGGGTCGAATATAGAAGTGATCGAAGCAGATCGCGATTACAAACAGGCTCAAACCAATTATTACAATGCTGTTTATGATGCATTGATTTCAAAAGTAGAATTACAAAAAGCGTACGGAGTACTGCTCTAATAGAAAGAATTAAACTGAAACACCGATCAAAATGAGAACATACATATCGATCATAACTCTTGCCGTGGTACTAGGAGCCTGCGATGGAGAATTAGAAAAAAAGAAGGCGAAAGTCGAGGAGTTGAAAACAGAGATCAGCGAGCTGAAATCTGAAGTCGCTACGCTAGAAGATGAAATCAAGAAAGAAGACCCAGAATATGGGAAAAAGGCCATTAATAAGGTGCTGATTACAGCTTTGGAGATCAAGCCGAAATATTTCGAACATAAAATAGATGTACGAGGTGGAGTAGAGTCTAGAACCAACGTGACGGTGAGTCCACAGATTATGGGGAAAATTGAGTCCGTCAATGTCAAGGAAGGACAAAAAGTGAGCAAGGGCCAATTGCTATTTACACTGGACAATGACATCATCAGAAATAACATCGCAGAACTAAGAACTTCTTTGGAACTCGCGACGGTAGTTGCTGAAAAACAAGAGAACCTTTGGAAGCAAAATATTGGGACTGAAATTCAATACCTGGAGGCGAAGAATAATAAGGAGTCACTCGAACGTAAATTGGCTACTGCACAATCGCAATTGAGCCAATCTAGAGTGAAGGCGCCTTTTTCAGGAAGTATAGATAAGGTAGATGCCAAAGTTGGAGAAATGGCTCAGCCTGGTATGCCAATGGTAAGAATTGTAAACCCTGATGATATACACATCAGTGCGGATGTCTCGGAGAGATTCATTGGCAAATTCAAGCAAGGAGATAAAGTAGATGTTTATTTCCCAGCTCAGGATCAAAGACTAGAATCGACTGTTACATCTGTGGGTCAGGTTATCAACGATCAGAACAGAACTTTCAACATGGAAGTGAAGTTGCCAAAATTGGACTTCCCTGCTAAGCCCAATCAAGTTGTGGTTTTAAGTCTGAAAGACTATGTCAATGAAAAGGCGATCAAGGTGCCAACCAAATTGATTCAGTCAGATAAAATTGGTCAATTCATCTACGTGGTAGAAAAGCAAGGGGAAGAATTAGTGGCTAAGAAAAGTCACATCGAAACTGGTTTGTCTTTCAACAACGAAACAGAAATAGTTTCGGGTCTATCAACAGGTCAATCAGTAGCCCTGAAGGGATACCGTGACTTGTCTGAGGGCGTGATAGTAAGCATCGAAGACAGCAAGGAAACAGCAGTAGCTGCTAAATAACAAACTCAAATCATCATCCAATCATGGCTGAAAATAGCATACAAGAGGATATTAAAACTGAGAAGCAGTTTGGGTTGACCACTTTGTCGCTCAATAACCGCACGACGGTATTCGTGTTGACTGCTTTGATCATATTAATGGGGATATCGACTTATATCAATCTCCCCAAGGAAAGTTTTCCTGAGATACACCAACCGGTGGTCTATGTGGGAACCCCACATCCAGGTAACTCACCTGTGGATATGGAAAACCTGATTACAAGACCTCTAGAGAAAGAATTGAACACCATCGCAGAGGTGGATGAGATTCGCTCTACATCCGTACAGGATTACTCCACCATTATAGTGGAGTTTACTTCTGATACGGAAATCGAGGAGGCTTTGACTAAAGTAAAGGACGCAGTGGATCGGGCAAAGCAAGAATTGCCTTCTGATCTGGAAAGTGATCCTAACGTGTTCGAAATGAATTTCGCCGAATTCCCTGTACTGAATATCAACCTTTCGGGTGATTTCAGTATCGAGGAGTTGAATGACTATGCGGAGGATCTGGAAGAT
This is a stretch of genomic DNA from Reichenbachiella ulvae. It encodes these proteins:
- a CDS encoding efflux RND transporter periplasmic adaptor subunit; the protein is MRTYISIITLAVVLGACDGELEKKKAKVEELKTEISELKSEVATLEDEIKKEDPEYGKKAINKVLITALEIKPKYFEHKIDVRGGVESRTNVTVSPQIMGKIESVNVKEGQKVSKGQLLFTLDNDIIRNNIAELRTSLELATVVAEKQENLWKQNIGTEIQYLEAKNNKESLERKLATAQSQLSQSRVKAPFSGSIDKVDAKVGEMAQPGMPMVRIVNPDDIHISADVSERFIGKFKQGDKVDVYFPAQDQRLESTVTSVGQVINDQNRTFNMEVKLPKLDFPAKPNQVVVLSLKDYVNEKAIKVPTKLIQSDKIGQFIYVVEKQGEELVAKKSHIETGLSFNNETEIVSGLSTGQSVALKGYRDLSEGVIVSIEDSKETAVAAK